A genome region from Panthera uncia isolate 11264 chromosome A3 unlocalized genomic scaffold, Puncia_PCG_1.0 HiC_scaffold_11, whole genome shotgun sequence includes the following:
- the RASSF2 gene encoding ras association domain-containing protein 2: MDYSHETSLVPCGQDKYISKNELLLHLKTYNLYYEGQNLQLRHREEEDEFIVEGLLNISWGLRRPIRLQMQDDNERIRPPPSSSSWHSGCNLGAQGTILKPLTVPNIQISEVDAPPESEQTSSPTDSRGLKTLQEDTPQLMRTRSDVGVRRRGNVRTPSDQRRIRRHRFSINGHFYNHKTSVFTPAYGSVTNVRINSTMTTPQVLKLLLNKFKIENSAEEFALYVVHTSGEKQKLKNTDYPLVARILQGPCEQVSKVFLMEKDQVEEVTYDVAQYIKFEMPVLKSFIQKLQEEEDREVKKLIRKYTVLRLMIRQRLEEMAETPATI, encoded by the exons atggatTACAGTCACGAAACCTCCCTAGTCCCGTGTGGACAAGATAAATACATCTCCAA gaaCGAACTTCTCCTGCATCTGAAGACCTACAATTTGTACTATGAAGGCCAGAATTTGCAGCTGCGGCACCGTGAG GAGGAAGATGAGTTCATCGTGGAGGGGCTGCTGAACATCTCCTGGGGGCTGCGCCGGCCCATCCGCCTGCAGATGCAAGATGACAATGAACGCATCCGCCCCCCGCCATCCTCTTCCTCCTGGCACTCTGGCTGTAACTTGGGGGCTCAGGG CACCATCCTGAAGCCCCTCACCGTGCCCAACATTCAGATCTCAGAAGTGGATGCCCCACCCGAGAGTGAACAGACATCGAGTCCCACAG ACTCCAGGGGCCTGAAGACCCTGCAGGAAGACACCCCACAGCTGATGCGCACGCGCAGTGACGTTGGGGTGCGTCGCCGTGGCAATGTGAGGACACCCAGTGACCAGAGGCGAATCAGACGCCACCGATTCTCCATCAATGGCCATTTCTACAACCACAAG ACGTCAGTGTTCACGCCGGCCTATGGTTCTGTCACCAACGTCCGCATCAACAGCACCATGACCACCCCACAGGTCCTGAAGTTGCTGCTTAACAAATTTAAG ATCGAGAATTCCGCAGAAGAGTTTGCTTTGTATGTGGTCCATACCAGCGGTG agaaacagaagctcaAGAACACCGATTACCCGCTGGTAGCTCGAATCCTCCAGGGCCCGTGTGAGCAGGTCTCCAAAGTGTTTCTTATGGAGAAGGACCAGGTGGAGGAAGTCACCTATGAT GTGGCCCAGTACATAAAGTTCGAGATGCCTGTCCTTAAAAGCTTCATTCAGAAGCTCCAAGAGGAAGAAGACCGGGAAGTCAAGAAGCTGATACGCAA GTACACCGTGCTCCGGCTAATGATCCGGCAGAGGCTGGAAGAGATGGCTGAGACCCCAGCAACAATCTGA